The Thunnus maccoyii chromosome 15, fThuMac1.1, whole genome shotgun sequence DNA segment GGATAATTTTTAGAGGTAACACTATGCAGTAttcactaaaacaaacaaaatacaagaaaactaTACATAATAACAGTGTGGCAgaattttagttgttttttttccatcccattaatcatctcctGACTGTTGTGTCAGTTACCAGGATGACAACCACTGCTGTGTACTGTATGACTCTATCAGACAAATTGTGCttattcagtggtggaaagtaactaagtacatagTCGAGTACTGTATGTAAggacaattttgaggtacttgtactttacttgtgtatttccattttatggtACTTTCTACTTCAACTCCAGTATATTTAAGAGGAAAatgttgcactttttactccactaaatctttttgacagctgttgttgttggttACTTTATAGATCCAGATTTTAGATTTAAAGAAACACTAATTAACAAATAGaatatgatacattttttagaTTAAATTGCCCAGAAGCATATGAATTAGTTCAAATTTGATTTGCCCCATCTagaccagctacaacattaaatacTGCTTACGTGGTAAATCATCAATAATAACATCTCAATAATACAACACAGTTTGcataatgaatacttttacttttgatactcaGTATATTTAACTGATAACACTTCAGAACTTTTATTTAAGTGAAATTTTACTTGAAGCTTGAAATACTTTTAAGTATTTCTACAATATTACTATTTTTACCTCAGTAAAGGATCCGAGTATTTCTTCCACCCCGTCCTTTTTTCACATCAGCCCTCTTTCCTATTCCCTCATCTTGTTTAGATTATCTGTCTTATGCAGATAATAaatttatgtttctgtgtgttaatTACACGCAAACAGGATAACATAAATAATTTATTCCAAGTTGATCCCAGTGCATTTCTTTATAAAAGCAATACAACTTTACAACTtcactttaaaaacatgaagatgagatgaaaaagaaaaaaaacatctataatAGAAAGCCCCCATTAGCCACCAAAACAAGAATATGGATTTCATCAAAATGTGCAGCTTTGTCCTGCATCTTAAATTGTTTTTGAATGATATGCTGTATTGCCTTTATATATGAAAAGGTTTGAACAATGACTGCCTAGGTGTCACACGAGTACCTCGCTCTTCAaattgtgtgtgaatgaaatTGTGCTTAAGGCTGGATGACAGATAAGCGAGATGCTGGTTCCAGGACGAGATTTACAGAGACAGCACTGTGTTAGGAGCTATTGCAGCAGCCTCTGCGCTCCTCCTGCACCTCGCTGGTGGGTCCGATGGGACTGGACAGGGTCACAGCACTGATGGAGCCACGGGTCACTTCTCTGCTGGCCACCTTCTTATGGATCGCTGGAGATAATGGAGGCACAGACCCAATGTTTGCATCAATACGTCAAAGAAATGCATTGAAGTGAGGATGTGTGTTTGGACACAAGTGACTGAACTCCTGTACCTGTGAGAACTTCATTGAAAGCAGCTTCGACATTGGTGGAGTCCAACGCTGATGTCTCCATGAACATAAGACCTTTCTTCTCTGGATTCATCATGAACATCACAATtaacaaacactgacatgttttggGAGCAAAATATTCAGTACTGAGCATTAAATACACGTTTCATGATCACaagaattaataaaaaacatatacaaGCACAAAGCCAACTTACAGAAAGTTAAAGATAAATATAAGCAAGAGAAAAGCTGCCAATAAGACATCTTGTGGAGACATCATGACAGAACAACATTCAAAAACATAGACATTACTACATAACAGACCTGCAAAGTCTTTGGCCTCATCCGTGGGCACCGTCCTGAGGCTCTCCAGGTCTGTCTTGTTTCCTACCAGCATGACCACCATGTGAGGGTCTGCATGGTCGTACAGTTCTTTCAACCATCGCTCTGCGCTTTCATAGGTTAGGTGCTTGGTAATGTCATAGACCAACAGGGCTCCAACCGCTCCCCTGTAATACCTGAGCCCACAAAGACCAAACAGACATGGGTTGGATCTTAACACTCAAACTGGAAGCTGGTAGTGATATTGTAAAATGTGTGAAGGTGGTGTGACTTTTAATGCATGCACTAAAATCTTTGTTACTTAAACTGGCACACATGCGTGAGCCGACACTGATGTGATAATTCTCACCTCTTAATCATGTGTCTATTACTTAAGTGaatatacagcatgtgtgtgtgtgtgtgtacccacGCTGAGGTAATAGCCCTGTAGCGCTCCAGCCCCGCTGTGTCCCAGATTTGAGCTTTGATGATAAAGTTGTCCAGCTGAACAGTCCGCGTGCTGAACTCCACACCAATGGTGGTGCGACTGTCGTGATTGAACTCATTCTTGGTGAAGCGATTCAGAAGGTTGCTCTTTCCTACTCCAGACTCTCCTATTAAAACCACTGCACAGGCACATAAGAAGTAGAAATTCATTAATTGCAAAGAATTCCTATGACTGTTTTATTACACATGAAGTCCAAAAATATAACTTTTAATGAGTCAAAATAACTACTTTCAGATATTCTTTATCTCCTCTAACACATGTAGACTTTCTGTCACCGTTATGGGACACCAGACAGAGTGACATCACATAAACGTGGCAGATACCCTGTGGCTGACTTTACTGTGGAATGAATTGAACAGGCGGTTTATTTCAAGCAGGGAAATAAGCGTACAAACCACAAAGCAGTCCATTATGAAAGCAGGAAACTGATTTATGTTAATGTAAGACGatgaaaaggtcaaaggtcaaatgtttttacagtcaAATGGAAAGAAGGCTATCACTTCCTCCTTTCCGTCATTCCCAGTTTTCCTCGGAAATCAGAGCAGGcagctgagcagcagagctgcaCATGACAGCTTTAACGTCTAGAGGCAATGTATACTATAGGCTTCATACAGTATTTCCATACACATTCACAAGTAAAGTAAACACAACTCACCTTTAAAGACAAAGTTGTATGACTCATCAGACCCCATGCTGCGTTCAGTTGCGAGGGCTCCTGTTTAAATCTTCTGAAGCCACTTTCAGTGTTGGATcccaaagaaaagagaaaaaaagacaaccacactcctttttctctctctccacactggagagagagagtaaaggtgaaaatggaagagaaaaagaaaacaggttcAGCTGCACCCACCAGCTTCCTTCTTTATCTGTGGATAAGGGTAGATCCCGATTGagggcaggcaggcaggcaggagtCCTGTGGCCTGCCGATCCTTCATCAGCTGACACCTAAGGGAGTGCTGGGGGGAGGagagcaggtggaacaggtacAACCACTTGCAGGTAGTCATCAGGAACAGACTCCACCCTCTCTTATGCTCTTCTTTCACTCAACCCTTCTGTTTATTGTTTGACAATAAACCTCACCTAACAGGTGGATCTGTGTACTCGGACACGTCGCCATTTTACACTCCGCTGAAACCAGGAAATTATAAtggttatatttaaaatattgagGGTTTTAATTTggaaatgctttattttacaagtcCACAATTTTGAGGGTCAGTTGTTTGATTTTCAGCAGAATTTTC contains these protein-coding regions:
- the LOC121913356 gene encoding ras-related protein Rab-25-like, which gives rise to MGSDESYNFVFKVVLIGESGVGKSNLLNRFTKNEFNHDSRTTIGVEFSTRTVQLDNFIIKAQIWDTAGLERYRAITSAYYRGAVGALLVYDITKHLTYESAERWLKELYDHADPHMVVMLVGNKTDLESLRTVPTDEAKDFAEKKGLMFMETSALDSTNVEAAFNEVLTAIHKKVASREVTRGSISAVTLSSPIGPTSEVQEERRGCCNSS